A window from Pseudomonas moraviensis encodes these proteins:
- a CDS encoding TonB-dependent receptor, producing the protein MRNFPGATHTLTQSIRAAGWIFTGLAALPLPTAFAADSSDQEPTLKSVTVTATRREESLQKVPVAVSVLDGEQLERDNRNGVASIVQQVPSLNFRTGASNKDTSLFVRGVGTISTSPGVEPTVATVIDGVVYARPGQATLDLLDLERVEVLRGPQGTLFGKNASAGVLNITSKAPTAETHGYIDQSYYSGNESRTRFGLGGSLIPDTLKGSISTLFGTYDGNVDNQHNGHEVNGYNHRGVRGKLEFTPNDDVTFTLIADYMQSHDDAPNGVVSQALTPAFANALSPVNATSHNRDINTDTRSHIEDINKGLSGQLDWQLGDYTLTSITAWRGWDNTQYQDGDRLGTVTAAFPGTADKGDLAFDQYSQELRLASPKGEFFEYVGGLFYLHGKDDETYRRTLTTPTRTDRGVADYSTTSDSYAVFGESTLNFTSDFRGIAGLRYTHDDLEYDHRRVSTSATTVSGIQPATSSSGSVDEDGWSGRLGLQYDLSDTVTTYLTYSRGYKGPAYNVFFNMQPRDTEALKPETSNTWEAGIKATSWNNRLTTNLAIFHSEYDNYQANFFDTVAGQVVTRLINAGSVTSEGVELDYALQASQQLKFSGALAYTRARIDEFACPAGAAASCNVNGKPLPFSPDWKSYVRADYTIPLDNGLDIELGTDYSWQSEVQYDISQNPDTKQGAYGLWNASLALADYSNGWRVALLGKNLADKSYSPLLASGGSYIYRAVPRDDERYFGVQLRKDF; encoded by the coding sequence ATGCGCAATTTTCCTGGGGCAACACACACACTGACGCAGTCGATTCGCGCGGCGGGCTGGATTTTCACCGGGCTGGCGGCGCTGCCGCTGCCCACCGCGTTTGCCGCTGACAGCAGCGATCAGGAACCGACGCTGAAATCCGTCACGGTGACCGCGACTCGCCGGGAAGAGTCGCTGCAGAAAGTACCGGTGGCAGTTTCGGTGCTCGACGGTGAACAGCTCGAACGCGACAACCGCAACGGCGTGGCGAGCATCGTTCAGCAAGTGCCTTCGTTGAACTTCCGCACCGGCGCCTCGAACAAGGACACCTCGTTATTCGTGCGCGGCGTCGGCACCATTTCCACCTCGCCCGGGGTCGAGCCGACCGTGGCGACGGTGATCGATGGCGTGGTGTATGCGCGGCCCGGTCAGGCCACGCTGGATCTGCTCGATCTTGAGCGCGTGGAGGTGCTGCGCGGCCCGCAAGGCACGCTGTTCGGCAAGAATGCCTCGGCCGGTGTACTCAACATCACCAGCAAAGCACCGACCGCCGAGACCCACGGCTACATCGATCAGTCGTACTACAGCGGCAACGAAAGCCGCACCCGTTTCGGCCTCGGCGGCAGCCTCATTCCGGATACGCTGAAGGGCTCGATCAGCACCTTGTTCGGCACATACGACGGCAACGTCGACAATCAGCACAACGGCCATGAAGTGAACGGCTACAACCATCGCGGCGTGCGCGGCAAACTCGAATTCACCCCGAACGACGACGTCACTTTCACCCTGATCGCTGACTACATGCAGTCCCACGACGACGCGCCCAATGGTGTTGTCAGTCAAGCGCTGACGCCGGCCTTCGCCAACGCGCTGAGCCCGGTGAATGCCACCAGCCACAACCGCGATATCAACACCGATACCCGCTCTCACATCGAAGACATCAACAAAGGCCTGTCCGGCCAGCTCGACTGGCAACTGGGTGATTACACGCTGACGTCGATCACGGCGTGGCGTGGCTGGGACAACACCCAGTATCAGGATGGCGATCGCCTCGGCACCGTCACCGCCGCGTTTCCCGGCACCGCAGACAAGGGCGATCTGGCCTTCGACCAATACTCGCAAGAGTTGCGTCTGGCCTCACCGAAAGGCGAGTTTTTCGAGTACGTCGGCGGCCTGTTCTACCTGCACGGCAAGGACGACGAGACCTACCGGCGCACCCTGACCACCCCCACTCGCACCGACCGTGGCGTCGCCGATTACAGCACCACCAGCGACAGCTACGCGGTGTTTGGCGAGAGCACGCTGAACTTCACTTCGGACTTTCGTGGCATCGCCGGCCTGCGCTATACCCACGATGATCTCGAATACGATCACCGACGCGTTTCAACCTCGGCCACCACGGTCAGCGGCATTCAACCCGCGACGAGCAGTTCAGGCTCGGTGGACGAAGACGGCTGGTCCGGTCGCCTCGGCTTGCAGTACGACCTGAGCGATACCGTCACCACTTACCTGACCTATTCGCGCGGTTACAAAGGCCCGGCCTACAACGTGTTCTTCAACATGCAACCGCGCGATACCGAAGCACTGAAACCGGAGACTTCAAACACTTGGGAGGCGGGGATCAAAGCCACCTCCTGGAACAATCGCCTGACCACCAACCTGGCGATCTTCCACAGCGAGTACGACAACTATCAGGCGAACTTTTTCGACACCGTCGCCGGGCAGGTGGTGACGCGTCTGATCAACGCCGGCAGCGTCACCAGCGAAGGCGTCGAACTCGATTACGCCCTGCAAGCCAGCCAGCAACTGAAGTTCTCCGGCGCCCTGGCCTACACCCGCGCACGCATCGACGAATTCGCTTGCCCGGCCGGCGCGGCGGCGTCGTGCAACGTCAACGGCAAACCACTGCCGTTCAGCCCGGACTGGAAAAGCTACGTGCGCGCCGACTACACAATCCCCCTGGACAATGGCCTCGATATTGAATTGGGCACCGATTACAGCTGGCAGAGCGAAGTGCAGTACGACATCAGCCAGAACCCCGATACCAAACAGGGCGCCTATGGGCTGTGGAACGCCAGTCTCGCCCTGGCCGATTACAGCAATGGCTGGCGCGTCGCCCTGCTCGGCAAGAACCTCGCTGACAAGTCCTATTCGCCGTTGCTGGCCAGTGGCGGCAGCTACATCTATCGCGCCGTGCCGCGCGATGACGAACGCTACTTTGGCGTGCAACTGCGCAAGGATTTCTGA
- a CDS encoding LLM class flavin-dependent oxidoreductase: MSRQMKLGAFLMATGHHVAAWRHPDVPADAGLDFAHYKRLAQTAEAAKFDALFVADSVAAPTQDIASRMARSDHFEPLTLLSALSAVTEHIGLIATATTSYNEPYHVARKFASLDHLSGGRAGWNLVTSDNAAEALNFGRDAHIGHAERYSRAREFHQVVTGLWDSWEDDAFHRDKASGAYYDPQKLHVLDHVGEHFRVKGPLNVARSPQGQPVIVQAGSSDAGRELAAQTAEVVFTAQTSLAAAQAFYADIKGRLPRFGRSADSLKIMPGVFVVVGASEAEAQEKCETFQQLVEPEVGVALLGRMLGNFDLSKYPLDGPLPELPLTDSGQQSRQKLLTELAGRENLTLAGLGRRIAGGRGHYSLVGTPAQIADRLQEWFEQGAADGFNVLVPHLPGGLEDFAKGVVPELQRRGLFRTEYEGRTLRQNLGLTRPGNRFA, encoded by the coding sequence ATGAGCCGACAGATGAAACTCGGTGCGTTTCTCATGGCCACCGGGCACCACGTGGCAGCGTGGCGGCACCCGGATGTGCCGGCGGATGCGGGGCTTGATTTCGCCCATTACAAACGTCTGGCGCAAACCGCCGAAGCGGCGAAGTTCGATGCGCTGTTTGTCGCCGACAGCGTCGCCGCACCGACCCAGGACATCGCCAGCCGCATGGCGCGCTCCGATCACTTCGAGCCGCTGACGTTGCTCTCGGCACTGAGCGCGGTGACCGAGCACATCGGCCTGATCGCCACGGCCACCACCAGTTACAACGAGCCGTACCACGTGGCGCGCAAGTTCGCCTCGCTCGATCATTTGTCGGGCGGACGTGCCGGATGGAATCTGGTGACTTCGGACAACGCCGCCGAGGCGCTGAATTTCGGCCGCGACGCACACATCGGCCATGCCGAACGCTACAGCCGCGCCCGCGAATTTCATCAAGTGGTTACCGGGCTCTGGGACAGTTGGGAGGACGATGCCTTCCACCGCGACAAGGCCAGCGGCGCCTATTACGACCCGCAGAAGCTGCATGTGCTCGATCATGTGGGTGAGCATTTCCGGGTCAAAGGCCCGCTGAATGTCGCGCGCTCGCCACAGGGGCAGCCGGTAATTGTCCAGGCCGGATCTTCCGATGCCGGGCGTGAGCTGGCCGCGCAAACCGCTGAAGTGGTGTTCACCGCACAGACTTCGCTGGCCGCCGCTCAGGCGTTTTACGCCGATATCAAGGGACGCTTGCCCAGGTTCGGACGCAGTGCCGATTCGCTGAAAATCATGCCTGGCGTTTTTGTGGTGGTCGGTGCCAGTGAGGCTGAAGCGCAGGAGAAATGTGAAACGTTTCAGCAATTGGTCGAACCCGAGGTGGGCGTTGCGCTGCTTGGGCGTATGCTGGGCAACTTCGATTTATCGAAGTACCCGCTGGACGGGCCATTGCCAGAGTTGCCGCTGACTGACAGCGGTCAGCAGAGTCGACAGAAACTGCTGACCGAACTGGCGGGTCGGGAGAACCTGACCCTTGCCGGACTCGGTCGCAGGATCGCCGGCGGGCGCGGGCATTACAGCCTGGTCGGTACGCCGGCACAGATTGCCGATCGCCTGCAGGAGTGGTTCGAGCAAGGCGCGGCGGACGGCTTCAACGTGCTGGTACCGCACCTGCCGGGCGGGCTCGAAGATTTCGCCAAAGGCGTGGTGCCGGAACTGCAAAGGCGTGGCTTGTTCAGAACTGAATATGAAGGCCGCACGTTGCGGCAGAATCTGGGCCTGACTCGACCCGGCAATAGATTTGCGTAA
- the mgrA gene encoding L-glyceraldehyde 3-phosphate reductase has translation MTYTAAENRYDSIPYRRVGRSGLVLPALSLGLWHNFGDSTPIDTQRALLRTAFDLGINHFDLANNYGPPYGSAEINFGRLLREDFKHYRDELIISSKAGWDMWPGPYGQGGGSRKYVLASLDQSLQRLGLDYVDIFYSHRFDPDTPLEETASALATAVQQGKALYIGISSYSGVKTREMAALLKEWKVPLLIHQPAYNLLNRWVEKDLLDTTDELGTGVIAFTPLAQGLLTDKYLNGVPADARVNRPGGGSLQASHLSEANIAHVRALNEIAQRRGQSLAQLALAWTLRDPRVTSALIGASRPEQIIENVGALKNLSFSAEELAEIDRFAQEGGINLWEKPSTAE, from the coding sequence ATGACCTACACCGCTGCCGAAAACCGCTACGACTCCATCCCCTACCGCCGCGTCGGCCGCAGCGGTCTGGTGCTGCCGGCACTGTCACTGGGCCTGTGGCACAACTTTGGCGACAGCACACCGATCGACACCCAGCGCGCCTTGCTGCGCACGGCGTTCGATCTGGGCATCAACCATTTCGATCTGGCCAACAACTACGGCCCGCCGTACGGCAGCGCCGAGATCAATTTCGGGCGCCTGCTGCGCGAAGACTTCAAGCATTACCGTGACGAACTGATCATCTCCAGCAAGGCCGGCTGGGACATGTGGCCCGGCCCTTACGGCCAGGGCGGTGGCTCGCGCAAATACGTGCTGGCCAGCCTCGACCAGAGTCTGCAACGCCTCGGTCTGGACTATGTGGATATCTTCTACTCGCACCGCTTCGACCCGGATACCCCGCTGGAAGAGACCGCCAGCGCCCTCGCCACGGCTGTACAGCAGGGCAAGGCGCTGTACATCGGTATCTCGTCCTATTCGGGAGTGAAAACCCGCGAGATGGCCGCGTTGCTGAAAGAGTGGAAAGTGCCGCTGCTGATTCATCAACCGGCGTACAACCTGCTCAATCGCTGGGTGGAAAAGGATCTGCTCGATACCACCGATGAGCTCGGCACGGGCGTCATCGCCTTCACGCCGCTGGCGCAGGGCTTGCTCACCGACAAATACCTCAACGGCGTGCCGGCCGATGCACGGGTCAATCGTCCGGGCGGCGGTTCGTTGCAGGCGTCGCATTTGTCCGAGGCCAACATCGCCCATGTGCGCGCATTGAACGAGATCGCCCAGCGTCGCGGCCAGAGCCTGGCGCAACTGGCGCTGGCGTGGACGCTGCGCGACCCACGGGTGACTTCTGCGCTGATTGGTGCGAGCCGGCCGGAGCAGATTATCGAGAACGTTGGGGCGTTGAAGAATTTGAGTTTTAGTGCTGAAGAGCTGGCGGAGATTGACCGGTTTGCCCAAGAGGGCGGGATCAATCTTTGGGAGAAGCCTTCGACGGCAGAATAA
- the tauD gene encoding taurine dioxygenase produces the protein MSSLNITPLSSSLGAQISGVDISQPLSLEHRDAIEQALLKYQVLFFRNQPIEPAQQARFAHYFGDLHIHPIYPNVPEQPEVLILDTAVTDVRDNAIWHTDVTFLPTPAMGAVLSAKLLPEFGGDTLWASGIAAYEALSAPMKTLLEGLTATHDFTRSFPLERYGNTPEALAQWEEARRKNPPLSHPVIRTHPVSGRRSLFVSEGFTSKINELSETESEAILKFLFAHATRPEFTIRWRWQKDDIAFWDNRVTQHYAVDDYRPARRVMQRATVLGDVPFFR, from the coding sequence ATGAGCAGCCTGAACATCACCCCATTAAGCTCGTCCCTCGGCGCGCAGATCAGCGGCGTCGACATCAGCCAGCCGCTGAGCCTGGAACACCGCGACGCCATCGAACAGGCGTTGCTCAAATATCAGGTGCTGTTCTTCCGTAACCAGCCGATCGAGCCGGCGCAGCAGGCACGTTTCGCGCATTATTTCGGCGACCTGCACATTCATCCGATCTACCCGAACGTGCCGGAGCAACCGGAAGTACTGATCCTCGATACCGCCGTCACCGACGTGCGCGACAACGCGATCTGGCACACCGACGTAACCTTCCTGCCGACGCCGGCAATGGGCGCCGTGCTCAGTGCCAAGTTGCTGCCGGAGTTTGGTGGCGATACCTTGTGGGCGAGCGGTATCGCCGCGTATGAAGCGTTGTCGGCACCGATGAAAACCCTGCTCGAAGGGCTGACGGCGACCCATGATTTCACCCGCTCGTTTCCACTGGAGCGCTACGGCAATACCCCGGAAGCGCTGGCGCAGTGGGAAGAGGCCCGGCGCAAGAATCCACCGCTGTCGCACCCGGTGATTCGCACGCACCCGGTGAGCGGACGGCGCTCGCTGTTCGTCAGTGAAGGGTTTACCTCGAAGATCAACGAACTCTCGGAAACCGAGAGCGAGGCGATCCTGAAGTTTCTGTTTGCCCATGCCACCCGGCCGGAATTCACCATTCGCTGGCGCTGGCAGAAAGACGACATCGCCTTCTGGGACAACCGCGTGACCCAGCATTACGCAGTAGACGACTACCGCCCGGCGCGACGGGTGATGCAGCGGGCGACGGTGTTGGGGGATGTGCCGTTTTTTCGCTGA
- the tauC gene encoding taurine ABC transporter permease TauC, which translates to MSSYDVSAAAVKTPSVSIPVRRSLSTRWISLLTLFGLLAIWWAVTATGLIEPLFLPPPSAVLQKGWLLATSGYMDSTLWQHLGASLSRIGLGLGFAILTAVPVGIAIGANRIARGVLDPLIEFYRPIPPLAYLPLIVIWCGIGELSKVLLIYLAIFAPIAIATATGVRTVDPAKLRAAQSLGATRAQLIRHVILPSALPDILTGVRIGLGVGWSTLVAAELIAATSGLGFMVQSAAQFLVTDVVVLGILVIALIAFAMEMGLRALQRKLVPWHGQAH; encoded by the coding sequence ATGAGCAGTTACGACGTTTCCGCTGCGGCGGTGAAAACCCCTTCGGTGAGCATCCCGGTACGCCGTAGCCTCAGCACGCGCTGGATCAGCCTGCTGACCCTGTTCGGCCTGTTGGCGATCTGGTGGGCGGTGACTGCTACCGGCCTGATCGAACCGCTGTTCCTGCCGCCACCTTCTGCCGTGTTGCAAAAGGGCTGGCTGCTGGCGACTTCCGGATACATGGATTCGACGTTGTGGCAGCACTTGGGCGCCAGCCTGAGCCGCATTGGTCTGGGCCTGGGTTTTGCCATCCTGACCGCCGTGCCGGTGGGCATTGCCATCGGCGCCAACCGCATCGCCCGTGGCGTGCTCGACCCGCTGATCGAGTTCTATCGCCCTATCCCGCCGCTGGCCTATCTGCCGCTGATCGTGATCTGGTGCGGCATCGGCGAGTTGTCGAAAGTGCTGCTGATCTACCTGGCGATTTTCGCGCCGATTGCCATTGCCACAGCGACCGGTGTGCGCACGGTCGACCCGGCAAAACTGCGCGCGGCGCAGTCGTTGGGCGCGACGCGCGCGCAGCTGATTCGCCATGTGATTCTGCCCAGCGCCTTGCCGGACATTCTCACTGGCGTGCGCATTGGTCTGGGGGTTGGCTGGTCGACCCTGGTCGCCGCTGAGCTGATCGCGGCCACCAGTGGCCTGGGTTTCATGGTGCAATCGGCCGCGCAATTTCTGGTCACCGATGTGGTGGTGCTGGGGATTCTGGTCATCGCCCTGATCGCCTTCGCCATGGAGATGGGCCTGCGCGCCTTGCAGCGCAAACTGGTGCCGTGGCACGGCCAGGCGCACTGA
- the tauB gene encoding taurine ABC transporter ATP-binding subunit, with protein MALLQLERISAQYPGSPEPVLADISLTLGPQQLLVALGPSGSGKTSLLNLIAGFVEPSAGRITLDGVPVKGPSAERGVVFQDDALLPWQDVLANVAFGLELAGVGRDKREQRAREMLALVDLAGFEDRRIWQLSGGQKQRVGLARALAADPRVLLMDEPFGALDAFTREQMQELLLQVWQRTAKPVFLITHDIEEAVFLATDLILLAPNPGQIVERLQLDFGQRYAAGESARAIKSDPRFIETREHVLSKVFSQRNAVPRQERA; from the coding sequence ATGGCCTTGCTACAGCTGGAGCGCATCAGCGCACAGTACCCGGGCAGCCCGGAGCCGGTGCTGGCGGATATTTCTCTGACCCTGGGGCCGCAGCAATTGCTGGTCGCCCTTGGCCCGTCCGGCAGTGGCAAGACTTCACTGTTGAACCTGATTGCCGGTTTCGTCGAACCAAGTGCCGGGCGCATCACCCTTGACGGCGTGCCGGTCAAAGGCCCGAGCGCCGAGCGCGGCGTGGTGTTCCAGGACGACGCCTTGCTGCCCTGGCAGGACGTGCTCGCCAACGTTGCCTTCGGCCTCGAACTGGCCGGTGTCGGCAGGGACAAACGCGAGCAGCGCGCTCGGGAAATGCTCGCACTGGTCGATCTCGCCGGTTTCGAAGACCGGCGCATCTGGCAATTGTCCGGGGGCCAGAAACAACGCGTCGGCCTCGCCCGCGCCCTCGCCGCCGACCCGCGCGTGCTGCTGATGGACGAACCCTTCGGCGCGCTTGATGCATTTACTCGCGAGCAAATGCAGGAGCTGTTGCTGCAAGTCTGGCAGCGCACTGCCAAACCGGTTTTCCTGATTACCCACGACATTGAAGAAGCGGTGTTCCTCGCCACAGACCTGATTCTGCTGGCACCGAATCCAGGGCAGATCGTTGAGCGTCTGCAGCTGGATTTCGGTCAGCGTTACGCCGCTGGCGAGTCGGCCCGCGCGATCAAATCCGATCCGCGATTTATCGAAACCCGCGAACACGTGTTGAGCAAAGTCTTCTCGCAACGCAACGCCGTACCCCGGCAGGAGCGCGCATGA
- the tauA gene encoding taurine ABC transporter substrate-binding protein — protein MKLNFPLRLLAVASLAAASFLAQAADLTVAYQTTVDPAKVAQADGAYEKATKADISWRKFDNGADIIAAIASGDVQIGYLGSSPLTAAITRKVPVETFLIATQIGAAEALVARDGSGIKTPQDLIGKKIAVPFVSTGHYSLLAALKHWNIDPSKVTVLNLAPPAIIAAWKRGDIDATYVWDPALGVAKENGKVLITSGELAKFGAPTFDAWIVRKDFAEKHPDIVTAFAKVTLDAYADYRKDPKAWLANQSNVDKLVKLSGAKASDIPLLLQGNVYPLAADQVSDLGAPTTKAITDTAAFLKEQGKVEAVLPDYAPYVSAKYITN, from the coding sequence TTGAAACTGAATTTCCCGCTTCGCCTGCTCGCCGTGGCCTCTCTGGCTGCTGCAAGCTTCCTGGCCCAGGCGGCCGATCTCACCGTTGCCTACCAGACCACCGTCGACCCGGCGAAAGTCGCTCAGGCCGACGGTGCCTACGAGAAAGCCACAAAGGCCGACATCAGCTGGCGCAAGTTCGATAACGGCGCCGACATCATCGCCGCCATCGCGTCCGGGGATGTGCAGATCGGCTACCTCGGTTCGAGCCCGTTGACCGCCGCGATCACCCGCAAAGTGCCGGTGGAAACCTTCCTGATTGCCACGCAGATCGGCGCCGCTGAAGCGCTGGTCGCGCGCGACGGCTCCGGCATCAAAACGCCGCAGGATCTGATCGGCAAGAAAATCGCCGTGCCGTTCGTGTCCACCGGGCATTACAGCCTGCTCGCCGCGCTCAAGCACTGGAACATCGATCCGTCGAAAGTCACCGTGCTCAACCTCGCGCCGCCGGCGATTATCGCCGCGTGGAAACGCGGCGACATCGACGCCACTTACGTTTGGGATCCGGCACTGGGCGTGGCCAAGGAAAACGGCAAAGTGCTGATCACCTCCGGCGAGCTGGCCAAGTTCGGCGCGCCGACATTCGATGCGTGGATCGTGCGCAAGGACTTCGCCGAGAAGCATCCGGACATCGTCACCGCGTTTGCCAAGGTCACCCTCGACGCCTACGCCGACTACCGCAAGGATCCGAAAGCGTGGCTGGCGAATCAGTCCAACGTCGACAAATTGGTGAAACTGTCCGGCGCCAAGGCCAGCGACATTCCGTTGCTGCTGCAGGGCAACGTCTACCCGCTGGCGGCGGATCAGGTCAGTGACCTCGGCGCGCCGACCACCAAAGCCATCACCGACACCGCCGCGTTCCTCAAGGAGCAGGGCAAGGTCGAAGCCGTGCTGCCGGATTACGCGCCGTACGTCAGCGCCAAATACATCACCAACTGA
- the gshA gene encoding glutamate--cysteine ligase has product MSELLNRRLALLGERANLSLLKQCLHGIERECLRVTSEGRLAQTPHPEALGSALTNEQITTDYSESLLEFITPALPDPADTLASLDKIHRFAYSKLGNEYLWSPSMPCPLPAEEDIPIAYYGTSNIGQLKYVYRKGLALRYGKTMQCIAGIHYNFSLPEQLWPLLREAEGFVGTDRDFQSVSYIALIRNFRRYSWLLMYLFGASPALDAGFLRGRSHQLEQLDPDTLYLPYATSLRMSDLGYQSNAQAGLTPCYNDLASYTDSLREAVATPYAPYVEVGTHKDGEWVQLNTNILQIENEYYSNIRPKRVTYTGERPIQALMARGIQYVEVRCLDINPFLPMGIDLTESRFIDAFLLYCALNDSPLLTNTSCGNATSNFLSVVKEGRRPGLQLQRDGQPVEMKQWAAELLEQIAPLAAMLDQSVGGDAHSKALDAQLAKVNDPSLTPSAQVLAAMAEHKESFAQFSLRQSQVHAEFFRREPLAADEQAKFEELARASLAQQTELEQNEVGDFDVFVGAYQASILAISN; this is encoded by the coding sequence TTGAGCGAACTTCTCAACCGCCGCCTGGCTCTGCTCGGCGAGCGCGCCAACCTCTCTCTGCTCAAGCAGTGCCTGCACGGTATCGAACGTGAATGCCTGCGTGTGACCAGTGAAGGTCGCCTGGCGCAAACGCCGCACCCCGAAGCCCTGGGTTCCGCGCTGACCAACGAACAGATCACCACCGACTACTCCGAGTCGCTGCTGGAATTCATCACGCCTGCCCTGCCGGATCCTGCCGACACGCTGGCGAGCCTGGACAAGATTCACCGCTTTGCCTACAGCAAGCTCGGCAACGAGTACCTGTGGAGTCCATCGATGCCGTGCCCGTTGCCGGCCGAGGAAGACATCCCGATCGCCTATTACGGCACCTCCAACATCGGTCAGCTCAAGTACGTCTATCGCAAGGGCCTGGCCCTGCGCTACGGCAAGACCATGCAGTGCATCGCCGGGATTCACTACAACTTTTCCCTGCCGGAACAGCTCTGGCCATTGCTGCGCGAGGCCGAAGGCTTCGTCGGCACTGATCGCGATTTCCAGTCGGTGTCCTATATCGCCCTGATCCGCAACTTCCGCCGCTACAGCTGGCTGCTGATGTACCTGTTCGGTGCCTCGCCGGCACTGGATGCCGGTTTCCTGCGCGGGCGTTCGCATCAACTCGAACAGCTTGATCCGGACACGCTGTATCTGCCGTACGCGACCAGCCTGCGCATGAGCGATCTCGGTTATCAGAGCAACGCCCAGGCCGGCCTGACGCCCTGCTACAACGATCTGGCCAGTTACACCGACAGCCTGCGCGAAGCGGTGGCCACGCCTTACGCGCCGTACGTTGAAGTCGGCACGCACAAGGATGGCGAGTGGGTGCAGCTCAACACCAACATCCTGCAGATCGAAAACGAGTACTACTCCAACATTCGCCCGAAACGCGTGACCTACACCGGCGAACGGCCGATCCAGGCGCTGATGGCGCGCGGCATTCAATACGTCGAAGTGCGCTGCCTGGACATCAACCCGTTCCTGCCGATGGGCATCGACCTCACCGAATCACGCTTCATCGACGCCTTCCTGCTGTACTGCGCGCTGAACGACAGCCCGCTGCTGACCAACACTTCGTGTGGCAACGCCACCTCGAACTTCCTCAGCGTGGTCAAGGAAGGCCGCCGTCCGGGCCTGCAATTGCAACGTGACGGTCAGCCGGTCGAGATGAAGCAATGGGCGGCCGAGCTGCTCGAGCAGATTGCTCCACTGGCGGCGATGCTCGATCAGAGCGTCGGCGGCGATGCCCACAGCAAGGCGCTGGATGCCCAACTGGCCAAGGTCAACGATCCGTCCCTGACGCCATCGGCGCAGGTGCTGGCCGCCATGGCCGAGCACAAGGAAAGCTTCGCGCAGTTCTCCCTGCGCCAGAGCCAGGTCCATGCCGAGTTCTTCCGTCGCGAACCGCTGGCGGCTGACGAGCAAGCGAAGTTTGAAGAACTGGCCCGGGCGTCGCTGGCGCAGCAGACCGAGCTTGAGCAGAACGAAGTCGGCGATTTCGATGTGTTTGTCGGCGCGTATCAGGCGAGCATCCTCGCCATCAGTAACTGA
- a CDS encoding PaaI family thioesterase has translation MEMPAGLVESAFFKLLGCRLHSLETGVAQVALALEPELRNRGGKLHGGALFSLVDIAMGLACSSSHGFDQQSATIECKINYIRAVSDGEVLCTARVIHPGRRTLVVEAEVMQGDKLVAKAQGTFAVL, from the coding sequence ATGGAAATGCCGGCCGGGCTCGTCGAGAGCGCGTTTTTCAAGCTGTTGGGCTGCCGCCTGCACAGCCTCGAAACCGGGGTCGCACAAGTCGCCCTGGCGCTTGAGCCCGAGCTGCGCAATCGCGGCGGCAAGCTGCACGGCGGCGCCCTGTTCAGTCTGGTCGACATTGCCATGGGCCTGGCTTGTTCCAGCAGCCATGGCTTTGATCAGCAGAGCGCAACCATCGAGTGCAAGATCAACTACATCCGCGCCGTTTCCGACGGCGAGGTGCTGTGCACGGCCCGGGTGATCCACCCGGGCCGGCGCACGCTGGTGGTAGAAGCCGAGGTGATGCAAGGCGACAAGCTGGTCGCAAAAGCGCAAGGCACCTTCGCTGTCCTGTAG